The DNA segment TGGGTCGCTTCTCAATGGAAACCGATCTCAAGTCTCAGTTTAGCGATCCATTTCCCCTAGCAGCAGCCGCACAAATTTACGCCCAAAATGCTCAGGAATTGAATCCAAATAATGACCCTAAAGTGAAACAAACTTGGCTGAAAAATAATTCTTTTAATACCGATACATACGAAGAAATTTTTACGCTACCCTCCAGTTCGACCGGGGGTAAAAAATATTATGCACTTACCTTTGGGGATGTGCGGTTGGTGGTAGCATACGTCACCAGTATTTGGCGATCGCCTAGTCTGGCGGCGAATGTTAAGGGAAAATATCGCGAATCTGAAGGAGATTTCCACAACCCAACTGAGTGGGGATACGGACAGCACATCTTTGAGCCCATTAAAAAAGGCAGCACTCAGTACAACTGGCTAGAACAAGAACTCAATAGCCCGGAATTTAAAAAAGCTAAGTACAAAGTCGTAATGTTTCATCACCCACCTCATACACTGGGTGAAAACATTGTTCCTGCTTATACCGACCCAGTGCAAGTAATCGATCGCAATATCAAATCCATCCGCTACGAGTACCCAAAACAAGAAGATTACATCATCCGCGATGTCATACCCCTCCTAGAAGCTGCTAACGTCCAACTGGTTTTTTACGGACATTCCCATTTGTGGAATCGATTTATTAGCAACAGCGGAATGCACTTTTTGGAAAGCTCGAATGTGGGCAATTCTTACGGTGCTTTTATCGGCGATAAGCAGCGCAATAATATTCCCATCGGCTATCAGGAAGATTATGTTGCAACTGGCGATCCGAATGGACTAGAACCAGTAGTACCTACAATCGATCCATTGATAGATGAAAACGGTCAGCCAATGCCTTACATTGCCAGCAACGATATCACTGTTTTCAGCATTTTCGATACCGGAACTGGGACGGTGAGCAGTTATCGCTTTGATATTGCCAAAGGGGGAGAAATTATCAAGTTTGATGAATTTAAATTGAAAGAGTCAACTTAATCTTTCTTCAGAATATGAACCAGAACAGCGGCAACGTGAATAGGTGGAAAGAAATTTACCGCGTCATCCTCTCGATATTTATGGTGACGGTAGGCGTGCTGCACTTTGTCAAGCCTGAACCATTTGTAAAAATCGTGCCGCCGCAACTTCCCTATCCTTTGGAGTTAGTTTACATTAGCGGCTTCTTTGAGATTCTGGGTGGAGTTGGGTTACTGATACCGTTCGTAAGTCCTGCTGCTGCTTGGGGATTGATTGCACTTTTTATTGCCGTTTTCCCTGCCAATATCAACCAAGCGGTCAATAATATTCCGATTGAAGGTATTCCACACAATCAATTACTTTACTGGGCGCGACTTCCCTTTCAAGCAGTTTTAATTGCCTGGGCTTGGTGGTTTACCAGACCGCCAGAACAGCAGCCAGAAACATCTAGTTTCGTTGCTAAAAGCAAAAAATTTGATACTTGAGCGGAACAACAGTGGTATTGTCAAAATAGCTAGCCAAATATCTCAGCAATTTCGATGAAATCACTCCATCGCCCTGACCTATATACTTGGTCATCTTTTGATACCGAACGCAACGTAGATTTCAATAGCGTTGCGTGGATTCGTCCAGAAGGTAATATCCTGATAGATCCCTTACCTTTATCAAATCACGATCGCGATCGCCTCAATTCTTTGGGCGGTGCTGCCTGGATTGTTATTACCAACTCCGATCATATACGCGCAACAAAAGATATAGCTCAACTCACTGGTGCTAAGATAGCAGCTCCCGCTGCGGAAAAAGAAACTTTCCCTATTCCCTGTCAGCGTTGGCTATCTGACGGTGAGGAATTGGTGCCGGGATTGAAAGTTCTTGAACTGCATGGCTCGAAAACTCCGGGTGAGTTAGCGGCTCTTCCGTACTTAGTGTGCTAAAATGTTATAATAGCGCCGAACAATAGTACAT comes from the Argonema galeatum A003/A1 genome and includes:
- a CDS encoding DoxX family protein yields the protein MNQNSGNVNRWKEIYRVILSIFMVTVGVLHFVKPEPFVKIVPPQLPYPLELVYISGFFEILGGVGLLIPFVSPAAAWGLIALFIAVFPANINQAVNNIPIEGIPHNQLLYWARLPFQAVLIAWAWWFTRPPEQQPETSSFVAKSKKFDT
- a CDS encoding metallophosphoesterase family protein translates to MVIISFILINVSVSNPLFMSSSPQLLTDPFLQLPTETGVRVVWFTEFAGSRHTVNYGDDLNHTAVATTIKLSRTREDRNSKVGKQTEDGEIYQKTTIRDIWRHEAEVNGLIPGKRVPYRVTSVQSDGQTVSSDTFTLASSPPAGTPLKILLTSDHQLMPMTPANLQKVAETVQRVDAVFAVGDLVNVPDRASEWFDDRRGVAFFPCLQGRASHEINKNGIKTVYTGGQLIQHAPLFPALGNHEVMGRFSMETDLKSQFSDPFPLAAAAQIYAQNAQELNPNNDPKVKQTWLKNNSFNTDTYEEIFTLPSSSTGGKKYYALTFGDVRLVVAYVTSIWRSPSLAANVKGKYRESEGDFHNPTEWGYGQHIFEPIKKGSTQYNWLEQELNSPEFKKAKYKVVMFHHPPHTLGENIVPAYTDPVQVIDRNIKSIRYEYPKQEDYIIRDVIPLLEAANVQLVFYGHSHLWNRFISNSGMHFLESSNVGNSYGAFIGDKQRNNIPIGYQEDYVATGDPNGLEPVVPTIDPLIDENGQPMPYIASNDITVFSIFDTGTGTVSSYRFDIAKGGEIIKFDEFKLKEST